A single window of Aphidius gifuensis isolate YNYX2018 linkage group LG1, ASM1490517v1, whole genome shotgun sequence DNA harbors:
- the LOC122849102 gene encoding uncharacterized protein LOC122849102 — MPYHVRACFLCESNSKSNKDISFHQFPKNPNIRKKWKYACGYKKKKVSNLFLCSLHFTNIQKRVWPMTGKITLDPRAIPAVSVPNPPQELFANQPILLTSSKSSESDGNQCKFINNKKTIEPDLQIKIVDNIVSSASCLETNDIHTNDSNTSAYNSEPYPNNQVSCTSNYSDLFQYTKNIMKGSPTKINRDTDNNNDAFVSTIQVGKENDEHKNEKDMLLNTSDDTDNNIIRNEHAYSASRKRRFYEPRFPSEIQYEDFLHSPRKIRRMINMIIKTDKKKSEEINRLKKQIKYYKKKYEGFRSMITDLKKEKLIT, encoded by the exons ATGCCGTACCATGTCCGTGCTTGTTTTTTGTGTGAATCTAATTCAAAAAGCAATAAGGACATTTCATTTCACCA GTTTCCAAAAAATCCGAATATAcgtaaaaaatggaaatatgcTTGTGGatataagaagaaaaaagtatcaaatctATTTTTATGTTCACTGCATTTcacaaatatacaaaaaagagTCTGGCCAATGACCGGAAAAATAACTCTAGATCCTAGAGCGATTCCTGCAGTCTCTGTACCAAATCCACCTCAAGAACTTTTTGCAAATCAGCCTATTTTACTCACAAGTTCAAAGTCTTCAGAGTCTGACGGAAATCAgtgtaaattcattaataataagaaaaccATTGAACCTGATCTACAGAtcaaaattgttgataacatCGTCTCATCAGCCAGCTGTTTAGAAACAAATGATATACATACAAATGATA GTAATACTTCAGCTTATAATAGTGAACCATACCCAAATAATCAAGTGTCTTGCACATCTAACTATTCAGACCTTTTTCAATATaccaaaaatataatgaaaggaagtccaacaaaaattaatcgagatactgataataataatgatgccTTTGTATCTACAATACAAGTTGGTAAAGAAAATGATGAACATAAAAATGAGAAAGACATGTTATTGAACACTTCGGATGACACTGATAATAACATTATCC gAAATGAACATGCCTATTCAGCTTCACGAAAACGTCGGTTTTATGAGCCTCGTTTTCCTTCGGAAATCCAATATGAAGATTTTTTGCATAGTCCAAGAAAAATAAGGCGaatgataaatatgataatcaagacagataaaaaaaaatctgaagaAATCAACAGGTTGAAGAAACAGATtaagtattataaaaaaaaatatgaaggtTTTCGAAGTATGAtaacagatttaaaaaaagagaagttGATTACTTAA